One genomic segment of Pantoea eucalypti includes these proteins:
- a CDS encoding winged helix-turn-helix domain-containing protein, producing the protein MPAKHHLSEMSDSGFLSASLIELNYTVGNEGKFSGFLMIYIIDGQITYNSDDCTLTHMPTQETLSLSISSGRLFEQLLNSQGEVLAREILLTEVWDKYGLRGSNSNLNQYLSMLRRALAAYGCENLIITIPKIGIRLNTDISIERESPQATDVTDAQTDEVNAEDSGSVEKSHTLLTESVNQDVSVKKPLLNFSKMIFFHYYIGVTGQFSLVLRGVWL; encoded by the coding sequence GTGCCAGCTAAACATCATCTTAGTGAAATGTCAGATTCAGGTTTCTTGAGTGCTTCTTTAATTGAGCTGAATTATACTGTCGGGAATGAAGGAAAATTCAGTGGTTTTTTAATGATTTACATTATTGATGGCCAGATCACCTACAATTCTGACGACTGTACCCTCACGCACATGCCTACCCAGGAAACGCTGAGTCTGAGTATTTCTTCTGGTCGTCTTTTTGAGCAGCTGCTGAATTCTCAGGGAGAAGTCCTGGCACGCGAAATCCTGCTGACTGAAGTCTGGGATAAATATGGCCTGCGCGGCTCAAACAGTAATCTGAATCAGTATCTAAGTATGCTGCGCAGAGCGCTCGCCGCTTATGGCTGTGAAAATTTAATTATCACCATTCCGAAAATTGGCATCAGACTCAACACTGACATCAGCATTGAACGTGAAAGCCCACAGGCTACGGATGTGACAGATGCCCAAACGGATGAGGTGAACGCTGAAGATTCTGGTTCAGTGGAGAAAAGCCACACTCTATTAACTGAGTCTGTTAATCAGGATGTAAGTGTCAAAAAACCGCTCCTCAACTTCAGTAAGATGATTTTTTTTCATTATTATATTGGTGTTACTGGGCAGTTCTCTCTGGTATTACGCGGGGTCTGGCTTTGA
- a CDS encoding TetR/AcrR family transcriptional regulator, translating into MIQSVTENATRGPAGHNVRDQIVDAAMQHFAHYGYEKTTVSDLARAIGFSKAYIYKFFESKQAIGEVICANRLAMIMQRVEEAMVDAPGASEQLRRLFRTLSATGTELFFHERKLYDIAAVASRDRWPSASAHEERLLNLILQILRLGRETGEFERKTPADEAAEAIYRVLKPYASPVLLQYSLDDAEEASAQLAALVLRSLAP; encoded by the coding sequence ATGATCCAGTCTGTAACAGAAAATGCGACACGTGGTCCGGCCGGGCACAACGTTCGTGACCAGATTGTTGATGCTGCCATGCAACACTTTGCACATTATGGCTATGAAAAAACGACGGTTTCTGATCTCGCAAGAGCTATTGGTTTTTCGAAAGCATATATCTATAAATTTTTTGAATCTAAACAGGCGATTGGAGAAGTAATATGTGCCAATCGGCTGGCAATGATTATGCAGCGTGTCGAAGAAGCGATGGTTGATGCACCTGGGGCATCAGAACAACTGCGACGGCTGTTTCGCACGCTTTCTGCCACCGGCACTGAATTGTTTTTTCATGAACGCAAACTCTACGATATTGCCGCTGTGGCATCTCGCGATCGCTGGCCATCAGCCTCAGCTCATGAAGAGCGACTGCTTAACCTGATTCTGCAAATACTGCGCCTTGGGCGCGAAACGGGTGAGTTTGAGCGTAAAACACCGGCTGATGAAGCAGCAGAAGCGATCTATCGGGTTCTTAAACCTTATGCCAGTCCGGTATTGCTCCAGTACAGTCTTGACGACGCTGAGGAAGCCTCTGCGCAGCTGGCAGCGCTTGTATTACGCAGCCTGGCGCCCTGA